The following are encoded in a window of Paenibacillaceae bacterium GAS479 genomic DNA:
- a CDS encoding two-component system, cell cycle response regulator, which yields MVYYFTCVLSFLAGVNLTLDDQLLDFTRARWNRMLMKGFWSLLVLMVMLECLYLIFITPLAPEEFFRHYMLIPAALHLSVLVLSELCLRFLEERMRDYALLAASSVITFIIVDINVEIGYIIPALFLPVLVSIFYFSARKLIAASLMSLVTLYSLYFFNTSMDISVVGIVALTAMLGAFCLIARGVISRGKEMRQYYIHAAKSNQELLVKNILMDKLAKTDALTELYNHITFHEYLDKLIEHHDTTHMPLQLALIDIDNFKSVNDHFGHRAGDSVLRQVADLVRSQAGMNDFVARYGGEELAVIFTDKSADKSLQILETIRQNIELAVYKELGSRQITVSIGFADYDREGKEKFFIRTDQALYNAKSQGKNRIVLAGDASAAGEQSRFAWQ from the coding sequence ATGGTATATTATTTTACGTGTGTACTAAGCTTTCTAGCTGGAGTGAACTTAACCTTGGATGATCAATTGCTCGATTTCACCCGAGCCCGTTGGAACCGGATGCTAATGAAAGGCTTCTGGAGCTTGCTGGTTTTGATGGTTATGTTGGAATGCCTCTACTTAATTTTTATCACTCCTCTTGCTCCCGAGGAATTTTTCAGGCACTACATGCTTATACCTGCAGCACTTCACTTGAGTGTACTCGTGTTGTCGGAGTTATGCCTGCGCTTCCTGGAAGAGAGAATGCGAGACTATGCCCTCTTGGCTGCCTCGTCTGTAATTACATTTATAATTGTAGATATTAATGTTGAGATCGGATATATAATTCCAGCCTTGTTCTTACCAGTGCTTGTTTCGATTTTTTATTTTTCGGCTCGCAAGCTGATTGCGGCATCACTTATGTCGCTCGTGACGCTGTACAGTCTGTATTTCTTCAATACAAGCATGGACATTTCAGTTGTCGGCATCGTTGCGCTGACCGCTATGCTAGGGGCCTTCTGCCTCATTGCTAGAGGTGTCATCTCACGAGGCAAGGAGATGCGGCAATATTACATCCATGCAGCCAAGTCTAATCAAGAGCTACTCGTCAAAAATATTTTAATGGACAAGCTGGCTAAGACGGATGCCTTGACCGAGCTTTACAACCATATTACGTTTCATGAATACTTGGACAAACTCATTGAGCATCATGACACGACCCATATGCCGCTTCAGTTGGCATTGATCGACATCGACAATTTCAAATCGGTCAACGACCATTTCGGCCATCGTGCCGGTGATTCTGTTTTAAGACAAGTTGCCGATCTCGTCCGCTCACAGGCAGGCATGAATGATTTTGTCGCGCGGTATGGCGGTGAGGAGTTGGCCGTCATTTTCACGGATAAAAGCGCTGATAAGTCATTGCAAATTCTTGAGACGATCCGTCAAAATATTGAATTGGCCGTTTACAAAGAGCTTGGCTCTCGCCAGATCACGGTCAGCATCGGCTTCGCCGATTATGATCGCGAAGGCAAAGAAAAGTTTTTTATCCGTACGGATCAGGCGCTTTACAACGCGAAGTCCCAGGGCAAAAACCGGATCGTACTGGCCGGAGATGCTTCGGCAGCCGGAGAGCAGTCTCGCTTCGCTTGGCAATAG
- a CDS encoding putative sporulation protein YtxC, whose product MELLVVDLINEEENSGAALCSRLNEIGAFDAGQKNGLERMPLWSWTMSSDEESLTCTAHLPQFRLAEHGEQLYTGAACILADYIVEKHEPDIIRQIIRKQFRYSREEEAAIERCCRMVLSGEQWGLTEDESFPKEQGGNRRSIKVAAELLDYMAENTHLHLQGFLTFRLHSYWQELREAAEYAVEEYVMDKQYQEFISLLKYFVAAQPNRRGLVHVLHGADRSIQLLDEQFEPLDMKGEDHALAELVDAELNMEDMILSNLITAAPALICIHTSEPEHQVIRTIQAIFDSRIDICGGCGDCQMPRREVLGGSGES is encoded by the coding sequence ATGGAGTTGCTTGTCGTGGATCTCATAAACGAAGAGGAGAACAGCGGAGCAGCGCTGTGCAGCCGGCTCAATGAAATCGGCGCTTTTGATGCGGGCCAAAAGAATGGCCTGGAACGAATGCCGTTGTGGAGCTGGACGATGTCCTCGGATGAGGAAAGTTTGACTTGTACGGCGCATTTGCCCCAATTCCGTTTGGCGGAGCATGGGGAGCAGTTGTACACAGGTGCGGCGTGTATTCTTGCCGATTATATTGTAGAAAAGCATGAGCCAGACATCATTCGCCAGATCATTCGCAAGCAGTTCCGCTATTCCCGCGAAGAAGAAGCGGCAATAGAGCGTTGCTGCCGCATGGTGCTGTCTGGAGAACAATGGGGCTTGACCGAGGATGAATCATTCCCGAAGGAACAGGGCGGCAACCGCAGAAGCATCAAAGTCGCCGCTGAGTTGCTCGACTATATGGCAGAGAACACTCACCTCCATTTGCAAGGTTTTCTTACCTTCCGACTTCATAGCTACTGGCAGGAGCTGAGGGAAGCTGCTGAGTATGCTGTTGAAGAATATGTAATGGATAAGCAATATCAGGAGTTTATCTCCTTGCTCAAATATTTTGTGGCGGCTCAGCCCAATCGACGTGGCCTTGTCCATGTGCTGCATGGTGCGGATCGGTCAATCCAATTGCTGGATGAGCAATTCGAGCCGCTGGATATGAAGGGTGAGGATCATGCTCTTGCAGAGCTCGTTGATGCTGAGCTTAATATGGAAGACATGATACTGAGCAACTTGATTACAGCAGCTCCGGCTTTGATCTGTATCCACACATCCGAGCCTGAGCATCAGGTTATTCGTACCATTCAGGCCATTTTTGACAGTCGGATCGATATATGTGGCGGCTGCGGTGACTGCCAAATGCCACGAAGGGAAGTTTTAGGAGGCAGCGGTGAGTCTTGA
- a CDS encoding threonyl-tRNA synthetase, producing MAVEIKLPDGAARSYEAGATIEDVAASISSGLRKNAVAGKLDGKVVDLYTPLTEGAIVEIVTLDSADGLEVYRHSTAHLMAQAIKRIYGDKTVKLGIGPVIEDGFYYDIDMEQSLTPEDLEKIEKEMERIVKQDLPIRRREVSREEAINIFSELEDPLKLELIRDLPESSVITIYDQGEFFDLCRGPHLPSTGRIKAFKLLSVAGAYWRGDSKNKMLQRIYGTAFPKKAQLDEHLHFLEEAKKRDHRKLGRELKMFTFSKEVGQGLPIWLPNGARVRRTLERYIVDLEEQLGYQHVYTPVLANVELYKTSGHWEHYSEDMFPKMTMDNEELVLRPMNCPHHMMVFKSDMRSYRDLPIRVAELGTMHRYEMSGALTGLHRVRAMTLNDAHIFCRPDQIKEEFARVVNLIRKVYEDFGIKEYRFRLSYRDPQDTEKYFQNDEMWEMSQRMLREVVEELELPFFEAEGEAAFYGPKLDVQIKTALGKEETLSTAQLDFLLPERFELEYVGEDGKKHRPVVIHRGIISTMERMTAFLLENFAGALPLWLSPQQARVIPVSQVYEDYARKVEEQLLAAGVRAESDLRNEKLGYKIREAQLEKIPYMLIVGENEAGAGTVSVRKRGEGDIGARPVSELAEQLAEEIRSKSI from the coding sequence ATGGCAGTAGAAATTAAGCTCCCGGACGGAGCAGCCCGTTCTTATGAAGCAGGCGCAACGATAGAGGATGTAGCCGCTTCGATCAGCTCCGGTCTTCGCAAAAATGCGGTAGCTGGCAAGCTGGACGGTAAGGTCGTTGACCTTTACACGCCGCTTACGGAAGGTGCAATTGTAGAAATCGTTACGCTTGACTCTGCGGACGGTCTTGAGGTTTATCGTCACAGCACGGCCCATCTTATGGCGCAAGCGATCAAGCGCATTTATGGCGACAAAACAGTCAAGCTCGGCATCGGCCCGGTAATCGAAGACGGCTTTTACTATGATATCGACATGGAGCAGTCGCTTACACCGGAGGATCTGGAAAAGATCGAGAAGGAAATGGAGCGCATTGTCAAACAAGATTTGCCGATTCGCCGCCGTGAAGTGAGCCGTGAAGAAGCGATCAACATTTTCAGCGAGCTGGAAGATCCACTCAAGCTGGAACTGATCCGCGATCTGCCGGAGTCGTCCGTTATCACGATTTATGATCAAGGCGAATTTTTCGATCTGTGCCGCGGTCCGCATCTGCCATCCACAGGCCGCATCAAAGCTTTCAAGCTGCTCAGCGTAGCTGGTGCTTACTGGCGCGGAGATTCCAAAAACAAGATGCTGCAACGTATTTACGGCACGGCTTTCCCTAAAAAAGCTCAGCTTGACGAGCATCTTCATTTTCTAGAGGAAGCGAAAAAGCGTGACCACCGTAAGCTTGGCCGGGAGCTCAAAATGTTCACCTTCTCCAAAGAAGTTGGGCAAGGATTGCCGATCTGGCTGCCTAACGGCGCACGTGTACGCCGCACGCTGGAGCGTTATATCGTAGATCTGGAAGAGCAGCTTGGTTACCAGCATGTGTATACTCCTGTACTGGCCAATGTGGAGCTTTACAAAACGAGTGGCCACTGGGAGCATTACAGCGAGGATATGTTCCCTAAGATGACAATGGACAATGAAGAGCTTGTCCTTCGTCCGATGAACTGCCCTCATCATATGATGGTGTTCAAAAGCGATATGCGCAGCTACCGTGATCTCCCGATCCGTGTCGCCGAACTTGGCACGATGCATCGCTACGAGATGTCCGGCGCGCTGACTGGCTTGCATCGCGTAAGAGCGATGACGCTGAATGATGCCCATATTTTCTGCCGTCCGGATCAGATCAAAGAAGAATTCGCCCGCGTAGTCAACTTGATCCGCAAAGTATACGAGGACTTTGGAATCAAGGAGTATCGCTTCCGCTTGTCCTACCGTGATCCACAAGATACGGAGAAGTACTTCCAGAACGACGAGATGTGGGAGATGAGCCAGCGTATGCTGCGCGAAGTGGTCGAGGAGCTGGAATTGCCATTCTTCGAGGCGGAAGGCGAAGCGGCCTTCTATGGCCCTAAGCTGGACGTGCAGATCAAAACGGCGCTTGGCAAAGAAGAGACGCTTTCGACGGCTCAGCTGGACTTCCTGCTGCCTGAGCGTTTCGAGCTTGAATATGTCGGCGAAGACGGTAAGAAGCATCGTCCGGTCGTCATTCACCGCGGCATTATCAGCACGATGGAACGCATGACGGCGTTCCTGCTGGAGAACTTTGCTGGTGCACTGCCACTGTGGCTGAGTCCGCAGCAAGCTCGCGTTATTCCAGTTTCTCAAGTATATGAGGACTATGCCCGTAAGGTAGAAGAGCAGTTGCTCGCCGCAGGCGTTCGTGCTGAGAGCGATCTGCGTAACGAGAAACTCGGCTACAAAATCCGCGAGGCGCAGCTCGAGAAAATCCCATATATGCTCATTGTTGGCGAAAACGAGGCGGGAGCCGGAACCGTATCCGTCCGCAAACGCGGCGAGGGTGATATCGGAGCTCGTCCAGTATCCGAGCTGGCTGAACAGCTGGCAGAAGAGATCCGCAGCAAGTCCATTTAA
- a CDS encoding 3D (Asp-Asp-Asp) domain-containing protein, whose amino-acid sequence MPKGLLNIRKRISDMKYWLGRRKGTLPQSETFITYRKFIYGLALVVVVALCLEAGRLTVGAETESGQASKQAAGDEQAGRGQGVAKGLGTAAASQLHSALFSTELRQVRRTSTAPPHNSVLLSTELQRVGQTASVARPIALMFSPLQSVPNSFGPPSPSSISLRSDSEDLGTDKLKQVSRVRKAVKDKPSIPEKRSANEEPTMNGKSAPESKPATKPLKSISVLATGYTAGIESTGKKPGHRLYGITRSGVKVRRGQVSTIAADTKVLPIGTILYVPGYGYSVVADTGSKIKGHRIDLYFDTTKQVYSQWGKKQVTVQVLKVGNGKLDQKTLNRLNQAMKAGKGLFLEEAKS is encoded by the coding sequence ATGCCGAAAGGCTTATTGAACATACGAAAACGAATATCGGATATGAAATATTGGCTTGGTCGTCGCAAAGGGACGTTGCCTCAGAGTGAAACATTCATCACATATCGGAAATTCATTTATGGCCTTGCTCTTGTTGTCGTAGTTGCTCTATGCCTAGAAGCAGGACGGCTAACGGTTGGAGCCGAGACTGAAAGTGGCCAGGCTTCAAAGCAAGCTGCCGGGGATGAACAGGCAGGAAGGGGCCAGGGAGTAGCAAAGGGGCTTGGTACTGCTGCTGCATCGCAGCTCCATTCCGCTCTGTTTTCGACAGAGCTTCGGCAAGTGAGACGGACATCAACTGCACCGCCGCATAATTCCGTTCTGCTCTCGACAGAGCTTCAGCGGGTTGGGCAGACAGCATCTGTAGCGCGGCCTATCGCACTCATGTTTTCACCGCTGCAATCAGTACCCAATTCATTCGGTCCACCTAGTCCATCCAGCATTAGCCTTAGGAGCGATAGTGAAGACCTGGGAACAGATAAGCTGAAGCAAGTCTCACGAGTGAGGAAAGCTGTGAAGGACAAGCCTTCTATTCCCGAAAAGAGATCAGCGAATGAAGAACCGACGATGAATGGCAAATCTGCTCCGGAGAGCAAGCCGGCAACGAAGCCGCTCAAGTCCATTTCAGTGCTCGCAACAGGATATACAGCTGGCATTGAGTCCACAGGCAAAAAGCCGGGCCATCGGCTGTACGGTATTACCCGCTCAGGTGTAAAAGTCAGACGCGGTCAGGTATCAACGATTGCCGCTGATACCAAAGTGCTGCCCATCGGAACGATTCTGTACGTCCCGGGTTACGGTTATAGTGTGGTGGCCGATACAGGATCCAAAATTAAAGGCCATCGCATCGATTTGTATTTTGACACGACAAAGCAGGTTTATAGTCAATGGGGCAAAAAGCAGGTAACTGTGCAGGTTCTGAAGGTCGGCAACGGCAAGCTCGATCAAAAAACGCTGAACCGGCTGAATCAAGCGATGAAAGCTGGCAAAGGTTTATTTTTAGAGGAAGCAAAAAGCTGA
- a CDS encoding DNA-binding transcriptional regulator, Lrp family, whose translation MKLPHLDEIDQGIVQLLLENGRMPYARIGETLSLSRVAIQKRVESLLECGVLEHFTVRVNVAKLGRTISAFFEIQVEPRFVDAVGQQLSQEEQVTNIYQMTGSSTLHVHTLLRDEEELEMFLYDKLYVLQGVVNVQTQLMIKKYKSASGLDV comes from the coding sequence ATGAAGCTTCCCCATCTGGACGAGATCGATCAGGGGATCGTGCAGCTACTTCTCGAAAACGGAAGGATGCCTTACGCCAGAATCGGAGAGACACTGAGCCTGTCGCGAGTAGCTATCCAGAAGCGAGTGGAATCTCTGCTGGAGTGCGGCGTGCTTGAGCATTTTACAGTTCGCGTCAATGTCGCCAAGCTTGGTCGAACCATCTCCGCCTTTTTCGAGATCCAGGTCGAGCCCCGTTTTGTTGATGCAGTAGGCCAACAGCTGTCCCAGGAAGAGCAGGTAACGAATATTTATCAAATGACCGGATCAAGCACTCTTCATGTACATACGCTCTTGCGCGATGAAGAGGAACTCGAGATGTTTCTGTACGATAAGCTCTATGTACTGCAAGGCGTGGTCAACGTCCAGACCCAGCTTATGATCAAGAAATATAAATCCGCTAGCGGCCTGGACGTTTAG
- a CDS encoding lia operon protein LiaF, which produces MNQGRLNQVLFGLAVVGAGALFLFHMAGIFGFEPLDIGGFVRQYWPLAPLFVGLSMLLNGGLIPGGIVTVFAVVMLARNTGYTDLSFGDVIRYLLPIVIILFGLRMIFARGERHRHRHNHEEWTSYNSDPDVPHAPPLHPDPLKKGEAGTKGLDYESVDRDHIDPSFQQHNREPYESASPSGTGDWKEELKHMKRDLKHGMKEMKKELKDASKSHRDEGGRGRTEWWNTDANVQNRSNFIGDIHLGHDYWDLVPLNISHFIGDTVVDLTRANISHGETRITISSFIGDVKVFLPADLDIGVQVVSSAFIGDSKVLERKEGGMFRHMDTTSPGYRDSERKIKLVCSTFIGDVRVTKVG; this is translated from the coding sequence ATGAATCAAGGCAGACTGAACCAGGTGCTTTTCGGGCTGGCGGTGGTGGGGGCAGGAGCGCTATTCCTCTTCCATATGGCAGGCATATTCGGATTCGAACCTCTCGATATCGGGGGTTTTGTCCGACAGTACTGGCCGCTGGCGCCGCTTTTTGTAGGATTGTCCATGCTGCTGAACGGAGGCCTTATTCCTGGTGGCATAGTCACGGTGTTCGCCGTCGTGATGCTGGCCCGCAATACAGGTTATACGGATCTATCCTTTGGAGACGTCATCCGGTATTTGCTGCCGATAGTCATCATTCTGTTCGGACTTCGTATGATCTTCGCTCGCGGTGAACGCCATCGCCACCGACATAATCATGAAGAGTGGACTTCCTACAACTCTGATCCGGATGTGCCGCATGCTCCGCCCCTACATCCTGATCCACTTAAGAAGGGAGAAGCAGGAACTAAGGGTCTGGATTACGAATCGGTAGATAGGGACCACATAGATCCTTCGTTTCAACAACACAACAGAGAGCCTTACGAGTCTGCTTCTCCATCAGGCACAGGGGATTGGAAAGAAGAGCTCAAGCATATGAAGCGAGATCTTAAACACGGTATGAAGGAGATGAAGAAAGAGCTTAAGGATGCTTCGAAAAGCCATCGTGATGAGGGTGGTCGGGGAAGAACGGAATGGTGGAACACCGATGCGAATGTGCAGAATCGTTCCAACTTCATTGGCGATATCCATCTCGGACATGATTACTGGGATCTGGTGCCGCTCAACATTTCTCATTTTATCGGTGATACGGTTGTGGATCTTACCCGGGCTAATATTAGCCATGGCGAAACCCGCATTACAATTAGCTCCTTCATCGGAGATGTGAAAGTGTTCCTGCCTGCTGACCTCGACATTGGAGTTCAGGTCGTATCAAGCGCTTTTATCGGGGATTCCAAAGTACTTGAGCGTAAGGAGGGCGGCATGTTCCGCCATATGGACACTACGAGCCCGGGCTACCGTGACAGTGAGCGAAAAATAAAGCTGGTATGCAGCACATTTATCGGAGATGTACGCGTAACAAAGGTAGGGTGA
- a CDS encoding two-component system, NarL family, sensor histidine kinase LiaS: MMVKLLRSGRLELVMFFIISSVVPWSILYGIKHKLMPGASMIQLWMVGTLVFLLTSVVFGYSVGRRQQSRIDALHLALKQASQGDLSVRLPEQEGYALAAVYAEFNELASKLDRRLQVMQRQNEMNVLQQAASNEEAVLEERKRLARDLHDTVSQQLFAFHMSASSLPKLLQISPERAGEVMEQLITMSSLAQKQMRGLIAQLRPLELEGRSLEDALGRWFPDYCRQNGLQGELDWRVKGSISEAKEHQLFLIVQEAMANVVKHAQATSVTLTLSESRSGLMLLLQDDGLGFRADQVRPGSYGLSTMQERAMQLGGEAAILSKPGGGTRIRVSLPNYGIEERSDS, encoded by the coding sequence ATGATGGTGAAGCTTCTGCGAAGCGGCCGACTGGAGCTGGTGATGTTTTTCATCATCAGCTCAGTTGTGCCTTGGAGCATTTTATACGGAATCAAACATAAGCTCATGCCGGGAGCATCCATGATTCAGTTGTGGATGGTAGGCACGTTGGTTTTTTTGTTAACAAGCGTAGTGTTTGGATACAGTGTCGGCCGCAGGCAGCAGTCACGTATTGATGCCTTGCACCTGGCACTCAAACAGGCGTCGCAGGGCGACTTATCCGTACGACTGCCGGAGCAGGAGGGGTATGCGCTTGCTGCGGTTTATGCGGAGTTCAATGAGCTGGCGAGCAAGCTGGACCGCCGGCTGCAGGTGATGCAGCGTCAAAATGAGATGAATGTACTACAGCAAGCCGCGTCTAATGAAGAAGCAGTGCTTGAGGAGCGCAAAAGATTGGCAAGGGACTTGCATGATACGGTCAGCCAACAGCTTTTTGCCTTCCACATGTCAGCTTCCTCCCTGCCGAAGCTTCTGCAGATCAGCCCGGAGCGAGCAGGGGAAGTGATGGAGCAGCTCATTACGATGAGTTCTCTCGCTCAAAAGCAAATGCGCGGTCTTATTGCTCAGTTGCGCCCCTTGGAGCTGGAGGGCAGATCGCTTGAGGATGCGCTAGGGCGCTGGTTCCCTGATTATTGCCGTCAGAACGGGCTGCAAGGAGAGCTGGACTGGAGAGTGAAGGGATCGATATCCGAGGCGAAGGAGCATCAGCTGTTTCTGATCGTGCAGGAGGCCATGGCCAATGTGGTCAAACATGCACAGGCAACCAGCGTAACACTAACGCTCTCCGAATCTCGCTCAGGCCTGATGCTGCTGCTGCAAGATGATGGACTTGGTTTCCGCGCCGATCAGGTGCGGCCAGGTTCGTATGGATTGTCGACGATGCAAGAGAGGGCGATGCAGCTCGGCGGAGAAGCGGCAATTTTGAGCAAGCCGGGAGGAGGCACCCGCATCCGGGTGTCGCTTCCCAATTATGGGATAGAGGAGCGTTCGGATTCATGA
- a CDS encoding two component transcriptional regulator, LuxR family, which yields MTGTDVYRVMIVDDHDMVRMGLKTYLMLEPKFQVIAEAGSGEEALRLLEKGLDGGLPDLMLMDLIMTGIDGVETTRRVMELFPSIRIVLLTSFLEDEKVVAAMEAGAISYVLKTVSSEELVYSLTGALRGMPVMTTDVSQALTRGLRQRSAQGVDEGLTEREKEVLLLIAEGRANKEIAEELHISIKTVKTHVSNLLMKCEMEDRTQLAVLAHRKGWVKG from the coding sequence ATGACAGGGACGGATGTTTATCGCGTAATGATCGTGGATGACCATGACATGGTGCGCATGGGACTCAAAACATACTTAATGCTGGAGCCGAAGTTCCAGGTCATAGCGGAGGCGGGCAGCGGCGAGGAAGCTCTTCGTTTACTGGAGAAAGGACTAGATGGCGGACTGCCCGATCTGATGCTTATGGATTTGATCATGACCGGCATCGATGGCGTTGAGACAACTCGTCGGGTAATGGAGCTGTTTCCTTCGATCCGAATTGTGCTGCTGACAAGCTTTTTAGAAGATGAAAAGGTAGTCGCGGCCATGGAGGCGGGCGCTATAAGTTATGTACTTAAGACGGTCAGCTCTGAGGAACTGGTCTATTCACTTACGGGCGCGCTTCGCGGCATGCCGGTCATGACAACTGACGTCTCCCAGGCGCTGACTCGCGGATTGCGCCAACGCTCTGCTCAAGGAGTAGATGAGGGGCTGACGGAGCGCGAGAAGGAAGTATTGCTGCTCATCGCAGAGGGCCGAGCAAATAAAGAAATTGCGGAAGAGCTTCATATTAGTATCAAAACGGTTAAAACCCATGTAAGCAACCTGCTTATGAAATGCGAGATGGAGGATCGGACCCAGCTGGCTGTGCTTGCGCACCGCAAAGGCTGGGTGAAGGGCTGA
- a CDS encoding YugN-like family protein — MIAIQSPLEGTEHDFVQIKRVLEKQGFVLGGNWDYGNGSFDLNMDEKNKVWLRMGFEVLRGNVDDQTEDNDASIKLTTPYVLRHLYREGNDPEAKMRTIGALFDQFQAPVDPDAAVDDKWIGFAEEQLRRAEEQLITNH, encoded by the coding sequence ATGATTGCGATTCAATCCCCGCTGGAGGGGACAGAGCATGATTTTGTGCAGATCAAACGCGTTCTGGAAAAGCAAGGCTTCGTACTGGGCGGCAACTGGGATTATGGCAACGGGTCCTTCGACCTGAACATGGATGAGAAAAATAAGGTATGGCTGCGCATGGGCTTCGAAGTGCTGCGAGGCAATGTCGACGATCAGACGGAGGACAATGACGCCTCGATTAAGCTGACGACTCCGTATGTTCTGCGCCATCTTTATCGCGAGGGTAACGACCCGGAGGCGAAGATGCGGACAATCGGAGCTTTGTTCGATCAGTTCCAGGCTCCAGTAGATCCGGACGCGGCAGTCGACGACAAGTGGATCGGCTTCGCGGAGGAACAGCTTCGTCGCGCCGAGGAACAGTTAATTACGAATCACTAA
- a CDS encoding serine protease, S1-C subfamily, contains C-terminal PDZ domain, with the protein MDDRKGRYNEFWSGKEEGNDQDRQKESSYLSDEEAAHQEQDVRGYQGQENSSYYYSYGPFKQGQPGESGRDLREGRPAEERSYERPSDSVQQRDVMVTPPRQLRPFVPAASAGKGEWQGNGGGTGGKKKRGSGLRTAAVSFLAGVIAVGGLMWKADTDNWFTGDTPVQVLSGSNNNVPAASKAPSAQDLTRPMNIPEISKQASPAVVLITTYTSANSGGGGLNEDPFFRQFFGDQFGGQGGQGGQGGEGGQGGQGNGGGQLQETGIGSGFFFEKDGYILTNQHVINGAEEIKIKVQGYSKDLTAKVLGSSKDLDLAVLKVEQVDGKEFPTLPLGDSDSVEIGEWLVAIGNPNGFDHTVTAGVLSARDRQIQVGDETGAPRTYKNLLQTDASINPGNSGGPLLNTKGEVIGINTAISADSEGIGFAIATSTIKEVLEQLKSNQNVTVPTPFIGATLSDITEEMQQNLGLPNTEGAIVRDTTFNSPAYKAGLTQYDVITGLDGKEYATKEELIAEIRSKKIGDKVVLDVIRKGDKIKVTVEVGDGSKFDIQ; encoded by the coding sequence ATGGACGATCGCAAAGGACGCTACAACGAATTTTGGAGCGGTAAAGAAGAAGGAAACGATCAGGATCGGCAAAAAGAAAGCTCATACTTAAGCGACGAGGAAGCAGCTCACCAAGAGCAGGACGTGAGAGGGTATCAAGGTCAGGAAAATTCTTCCTACTATTACTCTTATGGGCCGTTCAAGCAAGGTCAGCCGGGAGAAAGCGGACGCGATCTGCGCGAGGGACGTCCCGCCGAAGAGCGTAGTTATGAGCGCCCGTCAGACTCAGTACAGCAGAGAGATGTTATGGTCACGCCGCCTCGCCAGCTTCGTCCGTTCGTCCCCGCAGCTTCTGCTGGCAAAGGAGAGTGGCAAGGTAACGGCGGCGGCACCGGTGGCAAAAAGAAACGTGGAAGCGGGCTGCGCACAGCGGCTGTCTCGTTCCTGGCTGGCGTCATTGCTGTAGGCGGCTTGATGTGGAAGGCCGATACAGACAATTGGTTTACTGGCGATACTCCCGTACAGGTTCTATCGGGATCAAACAATAACGTACCGGCGGCGAGCAAAGCCCCGTCTGCACAAGACTTAACGCGCCCGATGAATATTCCGGAAATCTCCAAGCAGGCTTCCCCGGCGGTTGTGCTCATCACGACCTACACAAGCGCGAACTCCGGTGGCGGCGGCTTGAATGAAGATCCATTTTTCCGTCAGTTCTTCGGTGATCAGTTCGGTGGCCAAGGCGGTCAGGGAGGCCAAGGCGGTGAAGGCGGTCAAGGCGGTCAAGGTAACGGAGGCGGACAATTGCAGGAAACCGGCATTGGTTCTGGCTTCTTCTTCGAAAAAGATGGTTATATTCTGACGAACCAGCATGTTATCAACGGAGCAGAAGAAATTAAGATCAAGGTGCAGGGATACAGCAAGGACCTGACGGCTAAAGTACTCGGCTCAAGCAAGGATCTTGATCTGGCCGTGCTGAAGGTTGAACAGGTGGACGGCAAAGAGTTCCCTACATTGCCGCTTGGAGATTCCGATTCGGTAGAGATTGGTGAATGGCTCGTCGCAATCGGCAATCCGAATGGCTTCGATCACACCGTTACGGCTGGCGTACTGAGTGCACGCGATCGCCAGATTCAAGTCGGTGACGAAACCGGAGCTCCGCGCACGTACAAGAATCTTTTGCAGACAGATGCATCTATTAATCCCGGCAACTCTGGCGGTCCTTTGCTGAACACAAAAGGCGAGGTCATCGGTATTAATACGGCGATTAGCGCCGACTCTGAAGGAATTGGCTTTGCCATTGCAACTTCTACAATTAAGGAAGTTCTCGAGCAGTTGAAGAGCAACCAGAATGTAACGGTGCCAACCCCGTTCATCGGCGCGACATTGTCGGATATCACCGAAGAGATGCAGCAAAATCTTGGTTTGCCAAACACAGAGGGAGCGATCGTGCGCGATACAACTTTCAACTCTCCTGCCTACAAAGCCGGCCTGACACAGTATGATGTTATTACTGGCCTAGATGGCAAGGAGTATGCCACGAAGGAAGAGCTGATCGCAGAAATTCGGAGTAAAAAAATCGGCGACAAAGTTGTGCTGGATGTCATCCGCAAAGGAGACAAAATCAAGGTGACGGTAGAAGTCGGCGATGGCAGCAAATTCGACATTCAATAA